Proteins from one bacterium genomic window:
- a CDS encoding UvrD-helicase domain-containing protein produces MPHSESLGQEELNPEQQEAVKAPDGANLVLAGAGSGKTRVLIHRILHLLKAGAPPESILAITFTNKAAGEMKARLAAALGPAARPAWVGTFHAAGARILRAEGAALGISPHFAIMARGESLRLLKREMAAERVNPERYDPRAILERISAHKSAGRPLGNDDGVPFSLESVAAKLLPRYERAVRDAGALDFDDLLALPLRLFQENPDILSRYQRRFSEILVDEYQDTNAVQSRLVKALAGEAPRVFAVGDDDQSIYGWRGADVGNIRRFEADFPGARVYRLERNYRSSGRILQAASAVMANAPGRQEKRLLAQNPEGAPVLYIGAADPDTEAQMIFQRFAALGAGAEIPWGESAIFYRINTQSRPLEEEARRRRIPYQVVKGQRFFDRAEVQDAAAYLRVLLRPEDESAFARIVNRPPRGLGQVRLQEMAAGGRLDRNVAREALVAGRVRGAAAKALDGLLGVFDELSAKRAGPAQMIGALLAQSGYHAWLREQAERSASPETRQKAARALDGVGEFAAAAL; encoded by the coding sequence ATGCCGCACTCTGAATCCCTGGGCCAGGAAGAACTCAATCCCGAACAGCAAGAAGCCGTAAAGGCCCCCGACGGGGCGAACCTCGTGCTGGCGGGGGCGGGCTCGGGCAAGACGCGGGTGCTCATCCACCGCATCCTTCACCTGCTGAAAGCGGGCGCGCCGCCTGAATCCATCCTGGCGATCACCTTCACGAACAAGGCGGCGGGCGAGATGAAAGCGAGACTCGCGGCCGCGCTCGGCCCGGCTGCGCGCCCGGCGTGGGTGGGCACCTTCCACGCGGCGGGGGCGCGCATCCTGCGGGCGGAGGGCGCGGCCCTGGGGATTTCTCCCCATTTCGCCATCATGGCCCGGGGAGAGAGCCTGCGCCTCCTCAAGCGCGAGATGGCAGCGGAAAGGGTGAACCCCGAGCGCTACGACCCGCGCGCGATTCTCGAGCGCATCTCGGCCCACAAGAGCGCCGGGCGCCCCCTCGGGAATGATGATGGCGTTCCCTTCAGTCTGGAGAGCGTTGCCGCAAAGCTGCTCCCCCGCTATGAGCGCGCGGTGCGGGATGCGGGCGCGCTCGATTTCGACGATCTGCTCGCGCTGCCGCTCCGGCTCTTTCAGGAAAATCCCGATATTCTCTCGCGCTACCAGCGCCGGTTCTCCGAGATTCTCGTGGACGAGTACCAGGACACGAACGCGGTTCAGAGCCGCCTTGTGAAAGCGCTCGCCGGGGAGGCCCCCCGCGTCTTCGCCGTGGGGGATGACGATCAGAGCATCTACGGCTGGCGCGGCGCGGATGTCGGCAACATCCGCCGCTTCGAGGCGGATTTCCCCGGCGCCCGGGTCTACCGCCTCGAGCGGAACTACCGGAGCAGCGGGCGGATCCTCCAGGCGGCCTCGGCCGTCATGGCGAACGCCCCCGGCCGGCAGGAGAAGCGCCTGCTGGCGCAGAATCCAGAGGGAGCGCCCGTCCTCTACATCGGGGCGGCCGATCCCGACACCGAGGCGCAGATGATTTTCCAGCGCTTCGCCGCGTTGGGGGCGGGGGCGGAAATTCCATGGGGGGAGTCGGCCATCTTCTACCGGATCAACACGCAGTCCCGCCCGCTGGAAGAGGAAGCCCGAAGGCGAAGGATCCCCTATCAGGTGGTCAAGGGCCAGCGCTTTTTCGACCGGGCCGAGGTGCAGGATGCGGCGGCCTACCTCCGCGTCCTCCTTCGGCCGGAGGATGAGAGCGCCTTCGCGCGCATCGTGAACCGCCCGCCGCGGGGGCTGGGCCAGGTGCGGCTGCAGGAGATGGCGGCGGGCGGACGGCTGGACCGGAATGTGGCCCGGGAGGCGCTCGTGGCCGGCCGGGTGCGGGGCGCGGCGGCGAAGGCGCTCGATGGGCTGCTCGGTGTCTTCGATGAACTGTCGGCGAAAAGAGCGGGGCCCGCGCAGATGATCGGGGCGCTGCTCGCGCAGAGCGGCTACCATGCCTGGCTCCGCGAGCAGGCCGAGCGGAGCGCCTCTCCCGAAACAAGACAAAAGGCCGCCCGCGCGCTCGATGGGGTGGGGGAGTTTGCGGCGGCGGCCTTGG